A window from Eriocheir sinensis breed Jianghai 21 unplaced genomic scaffold, ASM2467909v1 Scaffold53, whole genome shotgun sequence encodes these proteins:
- the LOC126992962 gene encoding tol-Pal system protein TolA-like, translated as MKFYFFPGGGPPPPPLDPIDELVGDVLGQDSKVITGFEEIDDLGHQRTVDIEDAAEPASQLFVGQGGVEAPTVIIVPEPTLQPQTEEGGARGKVPAEGDAAAAQAKVAAAEEEAVASRATAAAAQAGEEAARAMKAAAEEVAACARAFAGAARVQEAAARAQEAAVRAQEAAAKEKAEAMRLKQILLKLCHGKICFFSVRLSCIERNGNIPVLADVVEHAAYMNQLAHLHRGSYSDLAV; from the exons atgaaattttattttttcccaggtggcggccctccaccccctccccttgacCCCATTGATGAACTTGTCGGGGACGTCTTGGGGCAAGACAGCAAGGTCATCACGGGATTTGAGGAGATTGATGACCTTGGACATCAAAGGACTGTCgacat TGAAGACGCAGCAGAGCCAGCGAGCCAGCTCTTCGTAGGTCAGGGAGGTGTTGAGGCACCAACAGTAATAATTGTGCCTGAGCCCACCCTGCAGCCACAGACTGAGGAGGGGGGTGCCCGGGGGAAGGTGCCAGCTGAGGGGGATGCAGCAGCTGCTCAAGCAAAGGTGGCAgctgctgaggaggaggctgtagcttcaagagctacagcagcagctgcacaggctggggaggaggctgCACGGGCCATGAAGGCAGCCGCAGAGGAGGTGGCTGCTTGTGCCCGGGCCTTCGCAGGAGCTGCAAGGGTGCAGGAGGCAGCTGCgagggcgcaggaggcagctgTAAGGGCACAGGAGGCAGCTgccaaagaaaaagcagaagccaTGCGGCTTAAACAAATTTTGCTCAA GTTGTGCCACGGCAAGATCTGCTTCTTCAGCGTTAGGTTGAGCTGCATCGAGAGGAATGGGAATATTCCTGTCCTTGCAGATGTTGTGGAGCATGCCGCATACATGAATCAGCTTGCACACCTTCACCGGGGGAGTTACTCGGACCTCGCTGTGTAG